Part of the Gadus macrocephalus chromosome 22, ASM3116895v1 genome, TGTCTCTCGTTCACATGGTAGTCCTCCTCGTTCATCCACTCGTTGTAAACGTCTGTGTCCAAAACCCAGCGTGTACTGACCTagaaggacgcacacacacaaacacgcagacttTGAAATCACCTAGCTACTACATGCTACGGTAGATCAATATTTTAACAGCAGCACAACGTTTGATGTTAAAATGCAGTGTACTTCAGAAACCTGTGTACTATTAACTCTGTTATGACATTCAGCGTAAGGCATCTTGCAAGCTTCCTACAGGTTAACAGTGAACCCAGTGTGTATagactgggagtcaaacactcgGACCACTatacaacatttacatttaggggattttgttgacactttaatccaaagcgcctttcattcaaccatgcaaggggacagccagctcgggacagcagtcagggttaggcgccttgctcagggacacctcgacactcgctaggaggagccggggatcgaactagcaaccttccggtgaccagtcaacctgctctacctcctgacctACTGCCTTCCCCATGCAGAGGGGGGTATTGTGTGTTGATGGTGAGTGTAGTGGTGATTGGGCTCACCCTCCAGGGTTTCTCGGACTGCGGCTGCTCTTcgacctccttctccacctcaccCAGGGGCAGCCAGCTGTCATAGCTGTTAAATGGGGACACAGGTTACCCATgatcacaacacatttcacaGTGTACccatgcgtgtatgtatgtgtgtacacattACCTATCAGGGTTCATTCCCCAGTGCACCAggatatgtgtgtctctcttcatGATCGGACGCATCCATTCACCTATGAGGAAACATTTCAAGAGCTTCTATAAAAACGCTTAATTTACATTTActtttaggggattttgctgacgcgtttatccaaagcgaccattcaaacacacattcacacagcgacGGAGGAGGCAACCACGCAGGACTACTGTCGCGAGCTACTGTCGCCTTCATCCACATGCAACCTGACATACACACGTTAAAGCATGAACCCGGAGTTGTGACCGTACCTTCGTCTGttgatgatggtgttgatgggTAAAGGTGATGACTGGCAAGCGCTCGGTCCTCGGTTACTGAGCCCTGAAGCGGGATTTTTTCTTGTTAGTATGACGGATTGGGGCAATGAGAGGGGGCACACGCCATCATTGAACCCAAGTCAGCATCAACTAACCTGATGCTTGATGATGACGTTACTCAGCCTGCTGGCCAGCTCCTGGTCCAACGCGGTGTCCAGGTAAACCACAGGCCGTGCCAGGCAGTTGTTCTGTCCAGATCAACGAAAACACTGTTTAACCTCATGTAAGGAGGCTGGGCTCATGCAAACTAATCCAGGTGAATTGTAGACTCATGTTGACagcttgtgttgttgtgtcaccTGAACCAATGCCctctccatggtgctgaacATCTCCACGTTGCGCTCTGTCCGTGACGAATTCTGCAGGTCAAAGCGCCGCCTGACAGGGAAGAGGGAGAATAAACAAAAAGACGAGAAGTACACAACATaattcatgtttgtgtggtgCAGGTGTAAGCGTAAAGGTCAGTGAGCATCGTCAGTACTGAATACAATAAAGAATATGGATCTGAAGGTTAACTACTTACCAGCCCTGCTCAGCCTTAAATTTGTAGGCACAACCAAGTATGTGACAGAGCCCGCCCCCTGGTCGGAGGTCAAGAAAGCATTGTGCCTGAGAAGAAATAATCGGATCATCACTAGTATACAGAAGttataatgaatgaattaatgaatgaataaataaacaaatactaGAACATGCTCAGGGTGTAATCGGAGACTCACGGGCAGCTTTGTTAGAGCAGGGCTTGTAGCATGCCTTCCAAAGGTCTCCTCGTGGAACTGGAGAAGTTGTAAGGTCACTGCAGACAGAGACTGACAGGACGGAGCATCCACCAGCACGTACTAAAGATACACAGATACAAATGCATGTTGTTCATGGGACATGTGTCAAAGATGATTATATGTATGCGTGCTACTTTCGATGGACATGCAAACATTGATGTCATTAAAATATTTCCTTTATTTTAGGTTAGCATTGATTAGCAGATCTACATTTAACATCTACAATCACCTTCCAGTGACGTAGGCAATAACCAATTATCACTCGGTGCAACCAGCAAGTAACCAACGTCATGCAGCCTTCTAATAACGTGTAACTTCTTGGGAGGCAGTGTTTGTTTACAGTCGTGCAGTACACACTGGTTCATAGCAGGGGGCGGCTAGGCAGCTAGCTCCCGGGCTACCTACCTTTTTGTAATGCTTCCCGATCCACTGTCTTACGTTGTCCAATTGGATCAAAGTGTCCGGGCTTTCCCAGAACCTAGCAGATATAATCCCTTCTTTTTTTCGGTTTGCATTCGCTCCTGTGCCAGACTGACTCGTCCCCGCCATCACCAAGTTAGATCCTCCAGACATTGTAGCCATAAGAAATTACAGCCGTCCTCGATTGGCAAGACAAAACTGGCTAGCCCGCCGCTTGCTAGCTGGTGCGTAGTCGAGCCACGTTCTCGCGAGACGGGTTTTGGATTTCAAAATAACAGTATCCCCAAAATCAAGGAAGGGTTTGCCATGAAGGGTGTGTCATGATGATGGATTGTAAGTATTCAAAGTGTTGATTGATAAAAAATATACTtgattactatagtaaatacatttgtgagaaaatattgatttacaaatgtttttattcttaCAGTTCTAACTTTACTTTGAAGGGACATAAGTGAGGAAGTTGTAATACAAAATGTCATAGACCAATGTAAACATAAGCAGAAACAGAAACCCAAAGGGAGGGACAGTTATGGGAGGCAGAGTAGCTGATTTAAACAAATATCAAACATTTTCTCTTTTCATATGCTCCTATCATACGCTAAAATATTCAATTATAAACATGCAGTAATGTACTTTGAGATCGTGTGTCTGCAAGTTTCCGCCCATGATATTACATGTGGTAGATTTTCCATTTCAAGTCAGGGGAAAGGGTATTTTCCAGGTCAGTAGATCTACTTCCCCATTTATCGCTGCACCCATCTTTTGTCGCGTTAGGAAGAATCATGGGGGCACACATGCTATAAAACGGAGCATGGTGTGCTCTAACGTTGCGGTCCTGCAAGGGAAGCCAAATACCTAGTGCCCATGTGCACCACTGCTAATAATAACTGTTCCTATTTTATGTTTCTAGAACGGGTGATCACATGGGCGTGCATGGCCTAACCACCTACGTGGAGGGGAACAAGCAGTTCTTCCAGGACGTAAAGTTGAGAGACAGCGTCTTGATCATCGATGGCTGCAGTCTGTATTTTCGCCTTTACTTTAACCATAGCTTGGACCAGCAGCACGGGGGCGACTATGATGCCTTCTCCACTCTGCTTCACCAGTTCTTCTCAGCCTTAGCGGCTTGCAACATCCAACCCTTTGTGGTGTTGGATGGAGGTAGGAACCAGTAGCCAGTTACATCAAATCACATATATTTACCCACAAACATATTTAAGGTTCTACATTTTAGCGTTCATGACTTTTTCAGGTATGGATCCTAGTGACAAAAAATTCTCTACACTGCGAGCGCGTCTGCAGTCCAAGATCAAGGAGGCAGACTGTCTCTCCCACGGTCGCCACGGATCCGTTCTCCCCTACTTGACTAGGGATGTCTTCATTCAGGTCCTCACCCAGAGGGGTGTTCCTTTGGTCCAGTGCCCGGCCGAAGCCGATTGGGAGATTGCCTGCTTGGCCCACCAATGGAACTGCCCGGTTCTGACCAATGACAGTGACTTTTTTATTTTCGACCTGCCTGGTGAGTAGTGGCAGAATGTAGGCCTAACAACCAATGTTGGCCTTATGTTATATTAAAACATATTCAACTGTATATGGAAAAACCATTATCTAttgtttttcatgttttatgggacacaaaacaatgtttttcataaTGTCACCCTGTACCATAGACGTGTATCCCTATTCCTCACTTTCAGGTGGCTACCTGCCTTTTCGCTTCTTCAACTGGACCAACGTCAACGGTAGATCTCCTCACCAGTGGATCTCCACGCGCTGCTACACCACCCAGCTGCTGTGCCGCTGTTTCCGAGGCCTGAACCACCAGCTGCTGCCGCTGTGTGCCGTGCTGAGTGGGAACGACTATGGCACACCCAGATGCGCCGAGACGCTCTTCGCCATGCTGGATCTGAGTGGGTTGGACGGCACGAAAGGTGGCAGGTGGCCGGGGAAGCCGTCTTCGACCCGCATCGAAGGCCTCCTCTGCTGGCTCTCTTCTTTTCCAGGCCCGAGAGAGGCCCTGGGAGAGATCAGCAGACTACTGGGGGAATCGGGGAGAcctggagacggaggagggggtaggaAGCAGGAGACCACCATGGGTCAAGCTAGCTCCCGGCTGTGGACTGCCATGCAGGAGTACTGCATTCAAACCGAGAGCTCCCTTGCCGCGTGGTTCTCTGGAGGAAAGATCGCTCCAGGTGCCATGGCGACTCTGACCGCTCCTCTGCCAGAGTGCCTGGGCTTGGCGGCGGCTGGTGGGCTCTTGTCCCCCTCGGTGTGGGATGTGGTGGTGATGCGCAGAGTCTTGCTCTATCCACAGGTGGAGAATAGCAAGCAAGCGAGCTGCCACGACTGCTCCCGAGCCATACGCCAGGCCATATATGGGCTGTTGCTTCGGAGGACGGCTCAGAAGGGAGCAGACACCTCGGACCCAGGAAGAGGCGGTCAGATGGTTGTAGGCCCGGGAGGTATTGCCCTAGCTCAGAAAAGTCCCGGCCAGGGTGATAGAGGTGGGACAGGGAGAGGTCGTAGAGAAcgtggtagaggtggaggtggaggtggaggtagggttCAGGACCACGGTTCACAGGAACAGAAGAGTGTAGCTAAAGATGGAGTGGACGGCGGGCAGGGCAGCAGTGGGGGAATGGCTCTGGCCGAGGGCTCTACTGCCCCCATCTGTGTGGAGGAGTATAACCGGCAGCATCTTAACCTTAAGAGGAACCAGGTGGAGCTACTACCATCTAGTCAGGCCTTGCCTCTTGATTCCCTTGTCcaggtaaccatagcaacaaaGTGATCCTTACATATAACATGGCTCATTTtgattcataatcatttgactGATTTGTTGGTCCAGTTTGCCCAAATGTTGCCTTTATTTATTCTAGAACACTGGTGATAACCTTTATGTCCCTTTCAGGCTCCATTGCCAGTTCGAAGAAAATTCCTTCTGGATATCCTTGGGGTCAATGATTCTGCCTTGGCCTCTGTTTCACCAAATCTCTGGCTGGCAGTGGGAGCAACCATGTTCTGGTTTCGAGAGGCCAGTCCGTCTCCCTCACTGCCCCAGCTTCAAGCTCTGATTCTGGGCATGGTCCACGGAGAAGTGGCCTGCAACAACCAACCTGGAGCCATTGCCAACCAGTTTTCAAGTAAGTCTTTATCTTGAGTCAGAGTTCCTGTGTTCAGCAACACATCAGACTTATCTGGCTCTGATGAAGAGTCACTCAGTTCATTCATGTTTTCCACTGTGTCTTGCCACCAGTCCCTCAGTTGAACTGGGCATCAGAGCGAGGCGTCTGGGGGCGTCTGGACAGGCTGCGCGTGAGGCCAGGGGAGAGGCGGGGCTTAGATATCGGAGCAGCTCATGGTTACTGCCAATGGCAGGCTTGCCTCTGGAGCGCGTCATGCCTCAATCACCTGTTGTTGCAGCCCCTTCCCCAGGCCCATATGACTTGGTGAGACACTCACACTGGTACAGTATTCGGTTTCAGAAGCTTATAAAATCTGTGTTATGCCTCCGAAGCGATGATGTAATGTTAGGCCTTGCCTGAAGGACAAGCCTGGTTGTCCTCATTGGAGATTATGAGTACGATTCAATATGAATATACCAGGGTGATGGGAAGACGTGTTCATTGACTAGACCCATCTGGGGAGTGGGGGTTAACTGTAACTGCTTGTTCCAATACATATTTGACAGCCCCTGGTGACTTCGCATGTCTCCCAGGTTGTTCAGCGGTTCGCTGGTGCACGGCCTGCTCAAGAATCTGAGCGCAGGCCGATCTACTGAATCCCTACTGGGTGAAGGTCCCCTCTCCGGGAAGCTCTACTGTACTCTGCTGGACGCAGTGAGGAACTGCAGCTCTATAACGCCGGAATCGTCAGGTGGAGGGGCGAAGAGAAACCGGAGGCGACGTGGAGGAAGGGGCAGAGGCGGAGGAGGCGAAGGGGAGACAGACTTAAGCAACAGGTTTGCTTTCTTGATGACCGAGGAAGATTTTGAATAGGTGTTCTGGAATAGGTAGGTCGGCTActcggtttagctcaggaggtagagcagttgcctGGTAACCGAATGCCCTAATTGTTATCGTGTTCTGAAAGAGAGAATTTTGTACCCCGAGCTGAACATGTTTTTAAGAGGCAGAACATTCCAATGTTTTTATAATGCTATGCTAAGGATTTCCCGTAACAGTACGTCCTGCTTTTCATCTTTAAAAGGTGCTGCGCTATAGCAGTTTGGTCTGCTATTTGCTTTCAGGCAGCATTCATTTCAAAGTCATGGTGAAGTCACGATCTTCATAACAACACGTTCTTTCTGAATCTTTACCTTATCATGGCATATGTCTCAGAagacataataaaaataaaagtatgaaatgatatacatatatacttgGAAAAGGGATGATCAATTGCATTTACTCAAGTTTCATTGCAGCTATTGTGCTACCGAACACCTTATGAGAAGTAATTTTAGCTTTGACAGACTTAAGGTAAAGTGGTGCtttttttaacccaaacaaaaacaattaatACATTTTAACGTGATATCTTTGCGTGTTTTGTGTCTGCCTTAGACATTTCTTCAACAAAAACACTTCCATTGTTTGTATcttaaatgtttttaataaaaaaatctatTGTGCAGCAATCTGTTAAAAAACAGGTCTCCCTCACACCATCacaccatccatccctccctcccgttTTGGTTAGAAGGGTGTAGGAATGCACTTTGAAGATACTGCCAAATAACCCAAAAAAACGTGAAACCATGAAAATATAATATTCCGCAAGCCTTACAATGAATCCTGACgacgattatatatatatataatacaaccAAAAAGCAGCAAACAGCACATTCACAGCTGAGTTTACATGACTTATAAAAGGACAAAATGGTTCAATACCAATAAAGTTATAATCAAAAAGGAAAATGTAATGCCTAATTCAGTTTAATcagtccaaaaaaaaaaatagttaaaATAACGATTTACATGTTTCCAAAGTACTTCCCTCATGTGAGTTAAAACAAGGATCATAAAGGAGAAGCCGCACCCCTCAGTACCCTGACACCACACCACCGTGATTC contains:
- the aste1b gene encoding protein asteroid homolog 1 isoform X1, whose translation is MGVHGLTTYVEGNKQFFQDVKLRDSVLIIDGCSLYFRLYFNHSLDQQHGGDYDAFSTLLHQFFSALAACNIQPFVVLDGGMDPSDKKFSTLRARLQSKIKEADCLSHGRHGSVLPYLTRDVFIQVLTQRGVPLVQCPAEADWEIACLAHQWNCPVLTNDSDFFIFDLPGGYLPFRFFNWTNVNGRSPHQWISTRCYTTQLLCRCFRGLNHQLLPLCAVLSGNDYGTPRCAETLFAMLDLSGLDGTKGGRWPGKPSSTRIEGLLCWLSSFPGPREALGEISRLLGESGRPGDGGGGRKQETTMGQASSRLWTAMQEYCIQTESSLAAWFSGGKIAPGAMATLTAPLPECLGLAAAGGLLSPSVWDVVVMRRVLLYPQVENSKQASCHDCSRAIRQAIYGLLLRRTAQKGADTSDPGRGGQMVVGPGGIALAQKSPGQGDRGGTGRGRRERGRGGGGGGGRVQDHGSQEQKSVAKDGVDGGQGSSGGMALAEGSTAPICVEEYNRQHLNLKRNQVELLPSSQALPLDSLVQAPLPVRRKFLLDILGVNDSALASVSPNLWLAVGATMFWFREASPSPSLPQLQALILGMVHGEVACNNQPGAIANQFSIPQLNWASERGVWGRLDRLRVRPGERRGLDIGAAHGYCQWQACLWSASCLNHLLLQPLPQAHMTWLFSGSLVHGLLKNLSAGRSTESLLGEGPLSGKLYCTLLDAVRNCSSITPESSGGGAKRNRRRRGGRGRGGGGEGETDLSNRFAFLMTEEDFE
- the aste1b gene encoding protein asteroid homolog 1 isoform X2, whose translation is MEVLTQRGVPLVQCPAEADWEIACLAHQWNCPVLTNDSDFFIFDLPGGYLPFRFFNWTNVNGRSPHQWISTRCYTTQLLCRCFRGLNHQLLPLCAVLSGNDYGTPRCAETLFAMLDLSGLDGTKGGRWPGKPSSTRIEGLLCWLSSFPGPREALGEISRLLGESGRPGDGGGGRKQETTMGQASSRLWTAMQEYCIQTESSLAAWFSGGKIAPGAMATLTAPLPECLGLAAAGGLLSPSVWDVVVMRRVLLYPQVENSKQASCHDCSRAIRQAIYGLLLRRTAQKGADTSDPGRGGQMVVGPGGIALAQKSPGQGDRGGTGRGRRERGRGGGGGGGRVQDHGSQEQKSVAKDGVDGGQGSSGGMALAEGSTAPICVEEYNRQHLNLKRNQVELLPSSQALPLDSLVQAPLPVRRKFLLDILGVNDSALASVSPNLWLAVGATMFWFREASPSPSLPQLQALILGMVHGEVACNNQPGAIANQFSIPQLNWASERGVWGRLDRLRVRPGERRGLDIGAAHGYCQWQACLWSASCLNHLLLQPLPQAHMTWLFSGSLVHGLLKNLSAGRSTESLLGEGPLSGKLYCTLLDAVRNCSSITPESSGGGAKRNRRRRGGRGRGGGGEGETDLSNRFAFLMTEEDFE